The sequence TGTGGCTAGCGGATCGAGTTGGCGTGATTTCTCTCTTCACTGCGTTTTGTATACGCCTAGGTAACTTCTGTAATTCGGAGATGATTGGGCGTCCAGCTGACGGGCTGTCGTGGGCAGTGATCTTTGACCTGATCGATCCAATACCACGACACCCGGCACAACTTTATGAGGCCGGTGGTTATATCGTCCTCTGTCTGATCTCCTTGTTCCTTTACTACCGAACCAAGATCACTGCCGCCAATGGACGCCTTTTGGGATTCATCATCAGCTCGGGGTTTGCGTGGCGCTTTTTTTGCGAGTTTTTTAAAGAGGACCAAGTCCCCTTCGAGGCAGGGATGACCATCAACATGGGTCAATGGCTGAGTATTCCGTTTATCATCGGCGGCATTTTGCTCATGGCCAATGTGCAAAATCGGAATGCTGTCTCGACCAACAAGTAACAAAAAAGCACCGTGTACGCGGTGCTTCCTTGCTGCAACTTTATTGGCGCATTAGCTGTAGGCTTGAAACTTCATACCGAGAGCTTCAGCCACCGCTTTGTGGGTGATGTGTCCTTGGTAGGCGTTGAGGCCGTGACGCAGAGCCTGTGACTGCGCCAGGGCATCTTTGAAGCCTCTGTTAGCAATCTCGAGAGCATACTTAATGGTGACGTTGGTTAATGCGTAGGTGCTGGTCTTGGGCACGTCCCCGGGGATGTTGGTCACACCGTAATGGAGGACATTTTCCTCGATGTAAACTGGATCGTCATGGGTGGTAGGTCGGATAGTCTCAACGCAACCACCTTGATCGATAGCTACGTCGACTACGGCGGAATCGCGTTCCATGGAGCGAACCATCTCACGCGTTACAAGGCGCGGTGCTTTAGCACCAGTAATGAGCACACCACCGATCACAAGATCTGACTCGGCAACGGCGTCGGCGATATTCTCAGGGTTAGACATCAGCGTCGTGACGTTGTTACCAAATACATCGTCGAGGTAGGCAAGACGTTTAGCACTAACGTCAAGTATCGTAACGTTTGCACCCAGACCAATGGCCATCTTGGCAGAGTTGATGCCTACGACACCACCACCGACGATGGTAACACGGCCGCGCTTAACGCCCGGTACACCACCAAGGAGCAAACCTTTGCCGCCATTATGCTTCTGCAAGAGCTGCGCACCAACTTGCACGGCCATACGTCCGGCAACTTCACTCATCGGCGTTAATAGAGGTAACGAGCGATCTTCAAGCTCGATCGTTTCGTAAGCGATGGCGGATACGCGGCGCTTCACTAAAGCTTGCGCCAATTCAGGCACTGCTGCGAGATGCAAGTAGGTATAGAGAATTTGGTCCGGACGCATGAGTTCGTACTCAGATGCGATCGGCTCTTTAACCTTGATGATCATTTCAGCCTCACCCCAAACCGCTGCTGCGGTAGGAAGGATCTCGGCACCAGCTGCCTTATATTTCTCATCGGGGATACCAGCGCCAACGCCAGCATTCTTCTCGATCAGAACCCGATGGCCGGCCTGCACCAGCTGCTTTACGCCACCTGGCACGATTGCGACCCGATTCTCCCGGTTCTTAACTTCCTTTGGCACGCCGATAATCATTGAGGGCACCCCTGTATGGTAGAGTCATTTATGCTCCGCCTTGATAATGTCGGCTGGCCTTCGCTGTCAAGTAGCCAAGATTGCCCTTAGAGCTCGACCTGGATGGCTAGGCCGTCATAGGCCATACGGACATGGGACGGCAACTTAGCCTCATCCACCGCGTGGCGCAATTCATGAGCAATATGAGTCAGATAGCCATTTTTGACGGCAAGAGCATCGAACAGCGCCAGAGTTTCATCGACACAGCTGTGCGTTGGGTGCTGCCCATAGCGAATCGCGCTGGCCACCATAGTGTCGATCTGACCCCGCCATTGTTTGATCAGACTTTCGGGAAACTGCTTGAAATCCGTGGCATAAGCAAAGCGACCAATTTTAAAAACGGCCGTGTCGGTATGACCGTGAGGCACAAAAGCGGGCTCGACTTCGAGCGCGCCAACTTTAATTCTAGAGTTGTCAAACGGGGCCAGCACCACCTGGGGTTTGGTGCCCAGGTAGCCAGTGTCCTCGAAAGCGTAAGAAAATCGCTGACGAAACTCACCACAGTGCTGCCTGGCTACATGGCAAACGATAGCTTCACGACTGCTAAAGTAAAATGCCCGCAAATCGTCAAAGCCATGGCAATGATCGGCATGGGTGTGGGTGTACAGCACATCCCTAAGCTTCGTGACGCCTGCTTTCAGCATCTGCATACGAAAATCAGGACCCGTATCGATCACCAAGTTCTGGCTGGCAGTCGTCAGTAGTAGGGAGGACCGCAACCGATGATCACGAGGGTCGGCACTCTTACAGGTCGGACAATTGCAGCCAATCACCGGCACCCCGGTGCTGGTCCCACTGCCAAGAATGGTCACGGTAGCCTGCAAGGACTCAACCTCTAAAATAACTGTCGAGAAAATCTGCGCGTCCAGTCTCAAGATTGGCATAACTGCGCATGGCCTCTAGTTTAGCCAGACTCTCCAGTTTGCGCAGCGGATAATCGCGAAAAAAGCCAACCTCATCGCCGCTACCATCTGCCGCGATCAACTCCTCATCGTAGCCACCCAATCCGCCCATGCGCGTGCGTAGCCGACTGAGGATACCCTCCCGACAAAGGACATCGAGGCCCGTCGCCACATCGGCTTGATCAAGACCCGACTCACGACAAAGGTGGCGCACAAGGGACTCTGGGCTCTCGCCCATAGAGTCGGCTAAGTAACTGCGCGCCAACCCCAGGAGGGAGCGGAGTATGGCTAGATCAGGGAAGCTCTTATCGATCATGAATTTATGTACATGATAGTCCCTGGATCCAAAAACTAGACTGCATGTAGCCGGCTGACCATCACGACCAGCGCGACCAATTTCTTGGACGTATTGCTCAAGACTTCCTGGCATGCCGGCATGGTGCACGAAGCGAATATTGGACTTGTCAATTCCTAAACCAAAGGCATGCGTGGCCACCACAACACGAACCTTGTCCGTCATGAATGCTTGTTGCGCCTCATCGCGTAAGGAAGCGGATAATCCACCATGATACATGGCCGACGCGATCCCCGCGGATGTAAGCATGCGCCATACCTCACGCGTCTGCTTCCGTGTGGGTGTATAGACAATTCCGGAACCGTCCGCGCCCAGCACTGCCTGCAAGGTGGCCGCAAACAACGCGGCGACCTTATCAGCCCGCACGACCTTAAGGCGCAAATTTTCGCGAGCAAAACCACCCCAAACCACCTCAGGCGACCTCAAATCTAAGGCCTGGATGATGTCCTCACGCACCTTTTGCGTCGCAGTCGCCGTCACGGCCAACTTTGGCACCGGACCAAAATCGCGTAAATAACTCCCGATCAGGCGATAATCAGGTCGAAAATTTCCGCCCCACTGGCTGATACAATGGGCCTCGTCAACGGCCACTAACTGTAAGTTTTCCGATTTTAACCGGTCGCGAAAGTCGGCTCGGGCGAGTCGTTCCGGCGAAACTATGAGCAGCTGCAGCTCACGACGCTCGAGACGCTCCCACACTGCAGCGCGCTCCTCCATAGACTGGAGGCTATCTAAGGCAGCGCTGGCAATGCCAGATGCAGCAAACTTGTGCTGCTGATCGCGGATCAAGGCGATTAATGGAGAAATCACCAACACCAAACCGGGACGCATGTGAGCCGGCAAACCGTAGCATAGTGACTTACCTGCACCAGTTGGCAGCACGGCCAGACAATCGCGGCCGGCTAGCACCTGCTCGAGTACTTGTGTCTGGTGCGGCCTCAGACCATCGTAGCCAAATACCGCACGCGCCGTGTGAGCAGCCTGCTCCAGCCAAATATTGGACAAATTGTCTTTTGATATCAGTGATTTCTGACCTGATACCGGGATGCATTCTGTGGTCATAGGGAGGCATTAAAGCCCAGATATGCCGGCGACGCAACATGACTCAACCGGGTTTTACGACTCAGTGGCGCTACCGGTGACATAGGTCAAGTCATAGGTTGCTCCAACCACTAGGGAACTAACTACCGCTTGTCCCACCACACTGACGGCAAAGCCACCATCGAAATGCCACGACTTACGGTTGTAAACGCCAGCAAGCCCCCACCTAAGTGAGGGGCTGTAACCATTCTTGAACCGCGTCTCTTGCAGATGCTTTTCGTTGAGCTCACGACTCTCACCGAGCGTCGCATGTGCGCTCATCAGTCCGAGTCCCAGCTCAGTTTGCAGCGAGAATTCCCTACTGGAACGGGTTTTGTACCGCATCCCACCCCACAAACCGAACCCTAGAACGTTAAGCTGCGGCGAGGTGAAATCCAAACCTGTATAAATCCGCACTGGACCCTGAACCGATAACACGCCAACGCGGCCAACCAGATCGAATTGGTCATTCAGGCGCATACCAGTATGGATGGATAACTCCTGTCCCGGAATGCCAGCCCCTGACCCCACCGATGCATACCCAACGGACAGCCCCAGCGTATTGGCAGCGGGTGCCTGAGCTACTGGGTACTTATCTTTATAATCGGCCTTCTCATGATCCGACAAAAGCACCACAGCACTCGTGGCAGAGATGGGACCGTAGGCTTGTTCGATTTCGATCCCGCGCGTCTGCCCTGTCTTCATGCCGACGCCTTTGACCACACCAACGGCCTCAAGCTCGCCAGCTTCGTTGACGATGCCGACTTTGTCACCAACGGTGAGTCGCTGATCTTTGGTGTAGCAATACTTCTGGGGTTTATCGCACTGGATGTCCCGGCCGAAGGCGGTGGGTGCCGTGATTAGATTTAATGCACAGGCAACTTGCAGCAGAGATCTCTTCACTTCACCCTCCCCCATCGTCTTCAAAGTACTTCGCAACCTCGGCTGCATCCACAGCCTTAGTGTTGAGTTGGAGTCCACCGGCAAGAATTTGCCAGGCTCTCAAATAGGGTACACGCATACGCCCAGACAGGCTGCGAAGAATTTGCGGCATTGTCGGCCAACCGGCGGGAGCAACAATCCCCGAATCGCGACTTAACCGCGCCAAATACAGGGTAAACTCTGGATCATCGGTCTTCATTGCGACCACAGGGTCGGCAAATGCCTGCTCGATGTCAAGATACCTGGCAACTGAAGCACCCAAAAAGGTCTCTGCAAGTTCGATGAGCTGGACGTTGATCGGGATGATTGGCTGTACGTCAACAACTAAACCCGGTGGACAAGAATGAGTTACCGGACACCGCAGTACAGCCGATCCGTCCTCGACCGCACATAGCAAGACAGCTTTGGTTGTCGAACAAGTTAGCTGCATCATGGGGCAATCTTCTTCAGGACTAGTTTAGACATCGCCTGCAAAGTCTCCATGGTGCCCATCGAATCGCGTGCAATCGCTTTTTGATCCGGTAAATTACTAGGATTTAATTCATGCCGCATAACATCGAGTGGCACCAAATCCTGCAGATCTCGTTTGTTGTATTGCACCACGCGGGCTAAGTCGCTGAAGTTATAACCCTCGTCGGCAAGCAGCCGGCGCGTCTCGGCTAGACTCTGGATATTTTCAGCCATTAGCTCAACGCGCGAGTCAGCGACAAAAACAATACCGTCCACGCCCTTCAGTATAACCGAATTCACCGATTCGTAGAGTGGATTAGTCGGCAGGGTAAAAAGATGGAGCTTGAGATGAAAATCTTTCACATGGCCCATACTGACGGGCAAAAAGTCGAAAAACTTGGTCCCACCGCGAGACTCCTCGAGCTCGATGAGTCCGCTACGCGCCTCTTTAGCCGTGTTCTTATAGATCGACCGCAAATTCTCAGTCTTACCGGCTCCACGGGGGCCGAAATAGATGATCTTGCAGTTGATCTCTTTTGTATCAAAATTGGTGAAGGCCATACCCGCTAATCCTGCTCAACCACATGACGAGATCTATGCACGGTCACTGTCGGCAATTCTAACATCTTCGAGCTGCCCGCCCAAGACGGTTAAAAGATCGCGTGTGAACGGCGCCTGCTTTGCATCTTCTACCAGCTTAGCACGACGCCCCTCCGCCTCAATCCCACGCTCATGCAGGATCGTTGCTGGTAAGGCCGCTGCGCTAGTGGCTTCCGCACCTTTAGCTTCAATTACTAGCATACCATTGAAGGAGAAGAGCTCGCGAAACTGATCGCGAATCTTTTGCTGCTCGTCACGCTGCAACAGCGAGCGACTGGCATAACTTTGGTCACTAACAGCAAGGACAATACGCGCGGCACTGTACTCAAGTGGGTGCACTTCTTCTAGTTTTCGTGCCTGAAGGGGCTTCTCTTGCTTCCAAGCATCGACCAGCTGCCGCCAGCTTGATGGAAATTCCCTAGGTCTGGGCGCACTGGCAGCACCAGGTACACCGGGCCGGCTAACGGCCAAGGTCGTCTCGCCTGCCGGTAACTGTGACGATTGCACAGCGTTGATTGAAGCTGCAGCAGGCGGCGTCACTACCGCGGCTGGAGCGGCTTGACGTGGCGTCGCAGCTGTATTTACTACCGCCGTACCTGTTGTAGTTTCAGTGGCTGCAGCGGTTTGGGTCAGCAACGCAGCCAGTTCAGGTAACCCTGGGTCAAAGCACCATTCGCAGACATAGTTCTCGAATATGAAGCGGTCCATGCTAGACCCATCTAGGTCATCACGACATTTGACTAGGGTGCGAAATATCCTATTGAGGTCGAGAGGGGCCGCCGCCACTACAATCGACTCTAACTTGGCTAACTCCGCATCATCGAGACCAAGCTGCGCAATGTCAGCAGCATTCTGTCCCAGGCCTTGCCGCACAAAGGCGTGACGCGCCAAATGCGCTGTCTCCTCCACCACACTTAAAAAGGTCGCTCCCTCTTGATCCATCTGATCGATAAGGGCTAATGCCGTCTTAGCATCGCGCTGCACCAAGGCCGTCAGAAGATTCAGGTAAGGCGATGATGACAGGTTAACAACAACCCCGCGCAGTGCCTCTAGCCCCACACTACCTGCACCCAGAGCAATAGCCTGATCAAGCAAGGTCAGAGCATCGCGTAGAGACCCATGCCCCTCGCGCGCGATCACGGCCAATGCACGCTCCTCAGCGCTGATGCCCTCACACTCAACAATTTGCCTCAGCCTTGCCACTATGCGCGGCGTCGCTAGTTTAGCGAGGTGGAAGGCCTGGCAACGCGAAACTATAGTCTGAGGAACTTTATGCATCTCGGTAGTGGCAAAGACGAACACCACATGCGATGGTGGCTCCTCTAGCGTCTTCAGCAATGCATTGAAGGCCGCCTGCGACAGCATGTGCACTTCGTCAATAATATAAACCTTGAACGCCGAACGCTGGGGCAAATAAACCACCGTTTCCTGCAAGGCTCTGACGTCGTTAACGCCGGTGTTGGAAGCACCGTCAATCTCCAGCACGTCCTCATGGTTGCCCCTAGCGATAGCGACACAACTCTCACAGGTGTTACACGGCTCGATACCGTGCTCCGTCTGAAGCCTCTGACTGCAATTCAGCGCCTTGGCATAAAGACGAGCAACCGTCGTCTTGCCAACACCCCTGACGCCCGTGAAAATCACGCCGTGCGGCTCTCGCTCCATAGCGATCGCGTTAGCCAAAGCTCTGGCAACGGACTCTTGACCCACTAACTCAGCAAAGCTTTTGGGTCGGTATTTGCGCGCTAAGGGCTGATAGCTCACAACCAAGACCATCCTTAACTGCGGGTAAGAGTCGTAAGCCCAGTGTGATAGCCAGATGACCTAGGCACCCATCAGACACCTCTACCGTTGCTCCCTTCCGGGCCTGGCGGGGTTCGTGGGCCAACGTCA is a genomic window of Deltaproteobacteria bacterium containing:
- the lgt gene encoding prolipoprotein diacylglyceryl transferase, producing the protein MAEPLHWSLRPEVFTFSPLPRWYSLLFALGIVGGYSIIRQMFIREKKPVEILDSLLVYVVVGMMLGMRLGHVLFYQPDYYSEHLLEIPMIWKGGYASHGGFIGVIIALILFARKYRDLSFLWLADRVGVISLFTAFCIRLGNFCNSEMIGRPADGLSWAVIFDLIDPIPRHPAQLYEAGGYIVLCLISLFLYYRTKITAANGRLLGFIISSGFAWRFFCEFFKEDQVPFEAGMTINMGQWLSIPFIIGGILLMANVQNRNAVSTNK
- the ald gene encoding alanine dehydrogenase, producing the protein MIIGVPKEVKNRENRVAIVPGGVKQLVQAGHRVLIEKNAGVGAGIPDEKYKAAGAEILPTAAAVWGEAEMIIKVKEPIASEYELMRPDQILYTYLHLAAVPELAQALVKRRVSAIAYETIELEDRSLPLLTPMSEVAGRMAVQVGAQLLQKHNGGKGLLLGGVPGVKRGRVTIVGGGVVGINSAKMAIGLGANVTILDVSAKRLAYLDDVFGNNVTTLMSNPENIADAVAESDLVIGGVLITGAKAPRLVTREMVRSMERDSAVVDVAIDQGGCVETIRPTTHDDPVYIEENVLHYGVTNIPGDVPKTSTYALTNVTIKYALEIANRGFKDALAQSQALRHGLNAYQGHITHKAVAEALGMKFQAYS
- a CDS encoding MBL fold metallo-hydrolase encodes the protein MPILRLDAQIFSTVILEVESLQATVTILGSGTSTGVPVIGCNCPTCKSADPRDHRLRSSLLLTTASQNLVIDTGPDFRMQMLKAGVTKLRDVLYTHTHADHCHGFDDLRAFYFSSREAIVCHVARQHCGEFRQRFSYAFEDTGYLGTKPQVVLAPFDNSRIKVGALEVEPAFVPHGHTDTAVFKIGRFAYATDFKQFPESLIKQWRGQIDTMVASAIRYGQHPTHSCVDETLALFDALAVKNGYLTHIAHELRHAVDEAKLPSHVRMAYDGLAIQVEL
- a CDS encoding ATP-dependent DNA helicase RecQ produces the protein MTTECIPVSGQKSLISKDNLSNIWLEQAAHTARAVFGYDGLRPHQTQVLEQVLAGRDCLAVLPTGAGKSLCYGLPAHMRPGLVLVISPLIALIRDQQHKFAASGIASAALDSLQSMEERAAVWERLERRELQLLIVSPERLARADFRDRLKSENLQLVAVDEAHCISQWGGNFRPDYRLIGSYLRDFGPVPKLAVTATATQKVREDIIQALDLRSPEVVWGGFARENLRLKVVRADKVAALFAATLQAVLGADGSGIVYTPTRKQTREVWRMLTSAGIASAMYHGGLSASLRDEAQQAFMTDKVRVVVATHAFGLGIDKSNIRFVHHAGMPGSLEQYVQEIGRAGRDGQPATCSLVFGSRDYHVHKFMIDKSFPDLAILRSLLGLARSYLADSMGESPESLVRHLCRESGLDQADVATGLDVLCREGILSRLRTRMGGLGGYDEELIAADGSGDEVGFFRDYPLRKLESLAKLEAMRSYANLETGRADFLDSYFRG
- a CDS encoding gliding-motility protein MglA → MAFTNFDTKEINCKIIYFGPRGAGKTENLRSIYKNTAKEARSGLIELEESRGGTKFFDFLPVSMGHVKDFHLKLHLFTLPTNPLYESVNSVILKGVDGIVFVADSRVELMAENIQSLAETRRLLADEGYNFSDLARVVQYNKRDLQDLVPLDVMRHELNPSNLPDQKAIARDSMGTMETLQAMSKLVLKKIAP
- the dnaX gene encoding DNA polymerase III subunit gamma/tau is translated as MVLVVSYQPLARKYRPKSFAELVGQESVARALANAIAMEREPHGVIFTGVRGVGKTTVARLYAKALNCSQRLQTEHGIEPCNTCESCVAIARGNHEDVLEIDGASNTGVNDVRALQETVVYLPQRSAFKVYIIDEVHMLSQAAFNALLKTLEEPPSHVVFVFATTEMHKVPQTIVSRCQAFHLAKLATPRIVARLRQIVECEGISAEERALAVIAREGHGSLRDALTLLDQAIALGAGSVGLEALRGVVVNLSSSPYLNLLTALVQRDAKTALALIDQMDQEGATFLSVVEETAHLARHAFVRQGLGQNAADIAQLGLDDAELAKLESIVVAAAPLDLNRIFRTLVKCRDDLDGSSMDRFIFENYVCEWCFDPGLPELAALLTQTAAATETTTGTAVVNTAATPRQAAPAAVVTPPAAASINAVQSSQLPAGETTLAVSRPGVPGAASAPRPREFPSSWRQLVDAWKQEKPLQARKLEEVHPLEYSAARIVLAVSDQSYASRSLLQRDEQQKIRDQFRELFSFNGMLVIEAKGAEATSAAALPATILHERGIEAEGRRAKLVEDAKQAPFTRDLLTVLGGQLEDVRIADSDRA